A genome region from Frankineae bacterium MT45 includes the following:
- a CDS encoding DivIVA domain-containing protein, protein MTLTPADVHAVAFKKPPIGKRGYDEEEVDEFLDKVEEELARLIEENNHLRATGGAPSAPVEAPRGDDGASAAELAAAHDENNRLKAQVNELQSALSQGSDQTQHQLVALQNQLAQTEQQLNESRQQLQGAQQAAHEAQQQAVAAQQAAAAAAQNAPAPEQAGEAHTLQAVQMLALAQQTADTHLAQSKAEAERLLAEAQANASQAVNSARSQSEQHVAEAQAAANKLNEDSSAKARQTVADAEQRAATITAQFEQRKEALERRVEQLRTFEREYRTRLKSYLESQLRDLDASGRAEPPNQSHNDANNNQPARQD, encoded by the coding sequence ATGACGCTTACTCCCGCTGACGTACACGCAGTGGCCTTCAAGAAGCCGCCGATCGGTAAACGGGGCTACGACGAGGAAGAGGTAGACGAATTCCTCGACAAGGTCGAGGAGGAGCTCGCCCGCCTGATCGAAGAGAACAACCACCTGCGAGCGACCGGTGGAGCCCCCAGCGCACCGGTCGAGGCCCCGCGTGGTGACGACGGAGCTTCCGCGGCCGAGCTGGCCGCCGCGCACGACGAGAACAACCGCCTCAAGGCGCAGGTGAACGAGCTGCAGAGCGCTCTCTCGCAGGGCAGCGACCAGACCCAGCACCAGCTGGTCGCGCTGCAGAACCAGCTCGCCCAGACCGAGCAGCAGCTCAACGAGAGTCGCCAGCAGCTCCAGGGCGCCCAGCAGGCCGCGCACGAGGCTCAGCAGCAGGCGGTCGCCGCCCAGCAGGCCGCGGCCGCTGCCGCGCAGAACGCGCCGGCTCCGGAGCAGGCCGGCGAGGCACACACCCTGCAGGCCGTCCAGATGCTGGCTCTGGCTCAGCAGACCGCCGACACCCACCTGGCGCAGTCCAAGGCCGAGGCCGAGCGTCTGTTGGCTGAGGCTCAGGCCAACGCGAGCCAGGCCGTCAACTCGGCTCGGTCCCAGTCCGAGCAGCACGTAGCGGAGGCCCAGGCCGCCGCCAACAAGCTCAACGAGGACAGCAGTGCCAAAGCCCGCCAGACCGTCGCCGACGCCGAGCAGCGCGCCGCGACGATCACCGCTCAGTTCGAGCAGCGCAAGGAGGCCCTGGAACGTCGTGTCGAGCAGCTGCGGACCTTCGAGCGCGAGTACCGCACCCGCCTCAAGAGCTACCTCGAGTCGCAGCTTCGCGATCTCGATGCGAGCGGTCGGGCCGAGCCTCCGAACCAGAGCCACAACGATGCGAACAACAACCAGCCGGCTCGCCAGGACTGA
- a CDS encoding Isoleucyl-tRNA synthetase: MTEQSTTQRDAIDARPSGTEDRSSYAALPAHVDLAAMDHEVIDRWRASNVFQRSIDARSDGPLWTFYEGPPTANGLPGTHHVEARAFKDVFPRFKTMKGYHVPRIAGWDCHGLPVELAVEKELGFTGKPDIERYGIAEFNAHCRESVQRNVSAFTQMSERMGYWADYDRAYWTMSPDYVESVWWALKQIFDKGLLTEDFRVAPYCPRCGTTLSDHEVAQGYEDVTDPSVYVRFPLTSGPWAGQADLLVWTTTPWTLVSNTAVAVNPKVSYVVARNQDGTFVVAEPLLERTLGEGAEVLARLQGAELERWSYQRPFELVDLDGANFVVLADYVTTEDGSGLVHQAPAFGADDLATCRAYGLPVVNPIGPDGHFLADTGLVGGLFFKDADETLVAQLRSRGLLFKHVPYEHAYPHCWRCHTPLMYFALPSWYIRTTAIKEKLLGENEATNWYPPTIKHGRFGDWLNNNIDWALSRDRYWGTPLPVWRNDADPTQLVCVGSLAELGELAGTDLSNLDPHRPYVDDITFTRPGEPGTYRRVPQVIDGWFDSGAMPFAQFGAPLRNAEEARAAYPADFICEAIDQTRGWFYTLMAVGTLVFDQSSYRNVLCLGHILAEDGRKMSKHLGNILEPIPLMDEHGADALRWFMLAGGSPWSARRVGHKTLEEIASKVLRTYWSVASFQSLYARANNWTPQPSSESNPDTPTELDRWARSEAHRVAAEVDAALESFDTARAGKVLAGFIDDLSNWYVRRSRRRFWDGDPAALQTLHDCLEILTRLLSPMIPFITERVWQSLFAQTSGIESVHLASWPQSDPALVDTRLSEQVALVRRLVELGRAARAESSVKTRQPLATALISAPGWSELPQELRAQVAEELNTMELASLADTGEMVELSVKANFRALGKRFGKRTQLVANVIGAADPVTLVEAYRAGSATVELDGETLTLETDDLIVSETPRSGWAVASSGADTVALDLELTHELRQLGLLRDIVRLVQEARKNAGLEVTDRIHLHWRIGGSPDPAEALRAHVDQLADEVLATQVIEGPPAGEVESYFSTTDDALGLHLWLRRS, encoded by the coding sequence GTGACCGAGCAGTCCACCACACAGCGCGACGCAATCGACGCCCGCCCCAGCGGCACCGAGGACCGCAGCAGCTATGCGGCCCTACCCGCGCACGTCGACCTCGCCGCGATGGACCACGAGGTGATCGACCGCTGGCGCGCCTCGAACGTGTTCCAGCGCAGCATCGACGCGCGCAGCGACGGGCCGCTTTGGACCTTCTACGAGGGGCCGCCGACCGCCAACGGCCTTCCCGGAACCCACCACGTCGAGGCCCGCGCCTTCAAGGACGTCTTCCCCCGCTTCAAGACCATGAAGGGCTACCACGTTCCGCGGATCGCGGGCTGGGACTGCCATGGCCTGCCGGTCGAACTCGCAGTTGAGAAGGAGCTGGGCTTCACCGGCAAGCCGGATATCGAGCGCTACGGCATTGCCGAGTTCAACGCGCACTGCCGCGAGTCCGTCCAGCGCAACGTCAGCGCGTTCACGCAGATGAGCGAGCGGATGGGCTACTGGGCCGACTACGACCGTGCGTACTGGACGATGAGCCCCGACTACGTCGAGTCGGTCTGGTGGGCGCTGAAACAGATCTTCGACAAGGGCCTGCTCACCGAGGACTTCCGGGTGGCTCCCTACTGCCCGCGCTGCGGCACGACCTTGAGCGATCACGAAGTGGCCCAAGGGTATGAGGATGTCACCGACCCGTCGGTCTACGTCCGATTCCCGCTCACCTCCGGGCCGTGGGCCGGTCAGGCGGACCTTCTCGTCTGGACGACCACTCCGTGGACCCTCGTCTCCAACACCGCGGTGGCCGTAAACCCGAAGGTCAGCTACGTCGTGGCCCGTAACCAAGACGGGACTTTCGTCGTCGCCGAGCCACTGCTGGAGCGGACGCTCGGCGAGGGCGCCGAAGTCCTGGCCCGTCTGCAGGGTGCGGAACTGGAGCGGTGGAGCTACCAGCGTCCCTTCGAGTTGGTCGACCTGGACGGGGCGAACTTCGTCGTGCTGGCCGACTACGTCACCACCGAAGACGGCTCCGGTCTGGTGCATCAGGCCCCGGCCTTCGGCGCGGACGACCTGGCGACCTGCCGGGCCTACGGGCTGCCGGTGGTGAACCCGATCGGTCCGGACGGCCACTTCCTGGCCGACACGGGTCTGGTCGGTGGGCTCTTCTTCAAGGATGCCGACGAGACGCTGGTGGCGCAGTTGCGCAGCCGCGGCCTGCTCTTCAAGCACGTGCCCTACGAGCACGCCTACCCGCACTGCTGGCGCTGCCACACTCCGCTGATGTATTTCGCCCTGCCGTCCTGGTACATCCGCACGACGGCGATCAAGGAAAAACTGCTGGGCGAGAACGAGGCGACCAACTGGTATCCGCCGACGATCAAGCACGGCCGCTTCGGGGATTGGCTCAACAACAACATCGACTGGGCGCTGTCGCGCGACCGCTACTGGGGCACGCCACTGCCGGTCTGGCGCAACGACGCCGACCCGACCCAGCTCGTCTGCGTCGGGTCGCTGGCCGAACTCGGCGAGCTGGCTGGAACTGACCTGAGCAACCTCGACCCGCACCGCCCGTACGTCGACGACATCACCTTCACCCGTCCGGGCGAGCCGGGCACCTACCGGCGGGTCCCGCAGGTGATCGACGGCTGGTTCGACTCCGGCGCGATGCCCTTCGCCCAGTTCGGCGCGCCGCTGCGCAACGCCGAGGAGGCCCGCGCGGCCTACCCGGCCGACTTCATCTGCGAGGCCATCGACCAGACCCGTGGCTGGTTCTACACCCTGATGGCCGTCGGCACCCTGGTCTTCGACCAGAGCTCATACCGCAACGTGCTCTGCCTCGGACACATCCTGGCCGAGGACGGGCGCAAGATGAGCAAGCACCTCGGCAACATCCTGGAGCCGATCCCGCTGATGGACGAGCACGGCGCCGACGCGCTGCGCTGGTTCATGCTGGCCGGCGGCTCACCGTGGTCGGCCCGCCGCGTCGGGCACAAGACGCTGGAGGAGATCGCGTCCAAGGTGCTGCGCACGTACTGGTCGGTCGCCTCGTTCCAGTCGCTCTACGCGCGAGCCAACAACTGGACTCCGCAGCCGTCGTCAGAGAGCAACCCGGACACCCCCACCGAGCTTGACCGATGGGCCCGCAGCGAGGCGCACCGCGTCGCCGCTGAGGTGGACGCGGCACTGGAGTCCTTCGACACGGCACGCGCCGGGAAGGTGCTCGCCGGATTCATCGACGATCTCTCCAACTGGTACGTGCGCCGTTCCCGACGCCGGTTCTGGGACGGTGACCCGGCCGCGCTGCAGACGCTGCACGACTGCCTGGAGATCCTGACGCGGCTCCTCTCACCGATGATCCCGTTCATCACCGAACGGGTCTGGCAGTCGCTCTTCGCTCAGACGTCAGGCATTGAATCGGTTCACCTGGCCTCCTGGCCCCAGAGCGATCCGGCGCTGGTCGACACCCGGCTGAGTGAGCAGGTCGCCCTAGTGCGCCGCCTGGTCGAGCTGGGGCGCGCCGCCCGCGCGGAGTCCAGCGTGAAGACTCGCCAGCCGCTGGCCACCGCGCTCATCTCGGCACCTGGGTGGAGCGAGCTGCCGCAGGAGCTACGCGCGCAGGTCGCCGAGGAGCTGAACACGATGGAGCTGGCCAGCCTGGCCGACACCGGCGAGATGGTCGAGCTGTCGGTGAAGGCGAATTTCCGGGCTCTAGGCAAGCGATTCGGCAAACGGACGCAGCTAGTGGCGAACGTTATCGGTGCTGCCGATCCGGTGACGCTGGTTGAGGCTTATCGGGCTGGATCGGCGACCGTCGAGCTGGACGGCGAGACGCTGACCCTGGAGACGGACGACCTGATCGTCAGCGAGACTCCGCGCTCCGGCTGGGCCGTGGCCAGCTCCGGTGCCGACACGGTGGCCCTCGATCTGGAACTGACCCACGAACTGCGTCAACTCGGACTGCTGCGTGACATCGTGCGCCTCGTCCAGGAGGCCCGCAAGAACGCCGGCCTGGAGGTGACGGATCGGATCCACCTGCACTGGCGCATCGGCGGCTCACCCGACCCGGCCGAGGCGCTGCGCGCGCACGTCGACCAATTGGCCGACGAGGTGCTGGCCACCCAGGTGATCGAAGGGCCGCCGGCGGGCGAGGTCGAGAGCTACTTCAGCACGACCGACGACGCGCTCGGGCTACACCTCTGGCTGCGCCGCAGCTAG
- a CDS encoding transcriptional regulator, TraR/DksA family: MTAVGRLGRALRRVGATSTAKQTTRDKPPAKSTAVKKAVSATRATAATKSVPVKKSAPVKKAAPAKKAAAVKKAAPAKKVAPAKKVAPVKKAAPAKKVAPAKKAAAPAKKAAPVKKAVAVKKTAPVKKAAPAKKVAPVKKAAPAKKVAPAKKAAAPAKKVAPVKKAVAVKKAAPAKKVAPVKKVAPAKKVAAKKAAPVTKAAPARKAAPVKKVAPARKAAATTRPAPTRGTPPVKKAGTAPPSGVKKVAPTKKASHVASAKETNTVSAAVPKQPPTEAPAARNSAAATGVVTDKGPAPTTASAQKAAHVKTSATQTPAPSTNAAAAAPTAPARVDFSEAELAEIRAALVADVARMRDEYDESMRQLTDQQSSADGAGDDQADAGSKTFEREQELSIAANRLDLLTQTQHAIERVDAGTYGYCESCGKPIPKARLQAFPMATLDVACKQREERR; this comes from the coding sequence ATGACAGCCGTCGGACGACTAGGACGAGCCCTGCGACGGGTCGGTGCGACCAGCACCGCTAAGCAGACGACACGTGACAAGCCTCCCGCCAAGTCGACCGCGGTCAAGAAGGCGGTATCCGCTACCCGGGCTACGGCGGCGACCAAGTCGGTACCGGTCAAGAAATCGGCGCCCGTGAAGAAAGCGGCGCCGGCCAAGAAAGCCGCCGCGGTCAAGAAGGCCGCGCCGGCCAAGAAGGTTGCGCCCGCGAAGAAGGTTGCGCCGGTCAAGAAAGCGGCTCCGGCCAAGAAGGTTGCGCCCGCGAAGAAGGCAGCAGCACCTGCGAAGAAAGCGGCGCCAGTCAAGAAAGCCGTCGCGGTGAAGAAGACAGCTCCGGTCAAGAAGGCTGCGCCGGCGAAGAAGGTTGCGCCCGTCAAGAAGGCGGCCCCGGCGAAGAAGGTTGCGCCCGCCAAGAAGGCAGCAGCACCTGCGAAGAAGGTTGCGCCGGTCAAGAAGGCCGTCGCGGTGAAGAAGGCAGCTCCGGCAAAGAAGGTTGCGCCCGTCAAGAAGGTGGCGCCGGCGAAGAAGGTGGCGGCCAAAAAGGCAGCGCCCGTCACGAAGGCAGCACCAGCGAGGAAGGCAGCGCCCGTCAAGAAAGTTGCGCCGGCTCGCAAGGCCGCGGCGACAACCAGGCCCGCGCCGACGCGGGGCACGCCGCCGGTCAAGAAAGCCGGCACCGCTCCGCCGTCGGGAGTGAAGAAGGTCGCACCGACGAAAAAAGCGTCGCATGTGGCGAGCGCGAAAGAAACGAATACAGTGTCTGCAGCGGTCCCGAAGCAACCCCCGACAGAGGCGCCAGCAGCTCGTAACTCAGCCGCAGCAACCGGTGTCGTTACAGATAAGGGACCGGCGCCCACGACGGCATCGGCACAGAAAGCAGCACACGTGAAGACATCCGCCACACAGACCCCCGCCCCTTCGACCAACGCAGCTGCGGCGGCCCCGACCGCCCCGGCACGGGTTGATTTCTCCGAGGCCGAGCTGGCCGAGATCCGGGCTGCCCTCGTAGCCGACGTGGCCCGCATGCGGGACGAGTACGACGAGTCGATGCGCCAGTTGACCGATCAGCAGTCGAGCGCCGATGGCGCCGGTGACGATCAGGCCGACGCCGGCAGCAAGACGTTCGAGCGCGAGCAGGAACTCTCCATCGCGGCGAACCGTCTCGACCTGCTCACCCAGACCCAGCACGCGATCGAGCGGGTTGACGCGGGAACCTACGGATACTGCGAGAGCTGTGGCAAGCCGATCCCGAAGGCTCGACTGCAGGCGTTCCCGATGGCGACTCTGGACGTCGCCTGCAAGCAGCGGGAAGAGCGCCGCTAG
- a CDS encoding signal peptidase II, giving the protein MALLADVLSKVLVVSKLSNHAPVRTLDGAVYLVYTRNSGAAFSVGAGATLLFTLIAAGIVVVIVRFARRLRSVAWAISLGLILGGALGNLADRIFRAPSVGRGHVVDWISAFSDDGHVWPIFNIADSAVVCGAVLAAVLALRGVELDGTRPRKAQS; this is encoded by the coding sequence GTGGCTCTGCTGGCCGACGTGCTGAGCAAGGTGCTCGTCGTCTCCAAGCTGAGCAATCACGCACCGGTGCGCACTCTCGACGGTGCCGTCTACCTGGTCTACACCCGCAACTCCGGTGCCGCCTTCTCCGTGGGTGCCGGGGCGACGCTTCTCTTTACGCTGATCGCGGCCGGCATCGTGGTGGTCATCGTCCGATTCGCCCGCCGGCTGCGCTCGGTGGCCTGGGCGATCTCGCTGGGCCTCATCCTCGGCGGCGCGCTGGGAAATCTGGCTGATCGGATCTTCCGGGCGCCGAGTGTCGGTCGCGGTCATGTCGTCGATTGGATCAGTGCCTTCTCCGACGACGGGCATGTCTGGCCGATCTTCAACATCGCCGACTCAGCGGTGGTCTGCGGCGCAGTACTTGCCGCGGTTCTCGCCCTGCGAGGCGTCGAACTCGACGGCACCCGCCCCCGCAAGGCGCAGTCATGA
- a CDS encoding ribosomal large subunit pseudouridine synthase D — translation MTARIMPVPDGLDGLRLDVALARMFGFSRTAAAALIDEGAVLVDGVLPSRSAKVSAAAMLDVTMPEPTAGPPTEPMMAEGMTLLYDDEHVVAVNKPVGVAAHPSVGWTGPTVVQGLAALGYRVSTSGASERQGIVHRLDVGTTGVMVVAKSEHAYTVLKRAFKERTVDKRYSALVQGHPDPSGGTIDAPIDRHPSSDWKFAVVASGRPSVTHYDTVEAFRAASLLDVHLETGRTHQIRVHMAAVRHPCVGDLTYGADPTLARRLGLTRQWLHARTLGFAHPSSGEWVELEAPLPDDLQHALDVLRAES, via the coding sequence ATGACCGCGCGGATCATGCCGGTGCCCGACGGGCTGGACGGGCTGCGCCTGGACGTGGCACTGGCCCGGATGTTCGGCTTTTCGCGCACGGCGGCCGCCGCCCTTATCGACGAAGGTGCCGTCCTCGTCGACGGCGTGCTCCCCTCGAGATCGGCCAAGGTGAGCGCGGCTGCGATGCTCGACGTGACGATGCCGGAACCGACCGCCGGGCCACCCACCGAGCCGATGATGGCCGAGGGGATGACCCTGCTCTACGACGATGAGCATGTCGTCGCGGTGAACAAGCCGGTGGGCGTGGCGGCCCACCCCAGCGTCGGCTGGACCGGCCCGACCGTGGTCCAGGGCCTGGCCGCGCTCGGCTATCGGGTGTCGACCTCAGGGGCGTCTGAGCGGCAGGGGATCGTGCATCGCCTGGACGTCGGCACCACTGGTGTGATGGTCGTGGCGAAGAGCGAACACGCCTACACGGTGCTCAAACGAGCATTCAAGGAGCGGACCGTCGACAAGCGGTACTCCGCGCTGGTGCAGGGGCATCCCGATCCCAGCGGCGGCACCATCGACGCTCCGATCGATCGGCACCCCTCCTCCGACTGGAAGTTCGCGGTGGTGGCCAGCGGGCGGCCGAGCGTCACGCACTACGACACGGTGGAGGCGTTCCGGGCGGCCTCGCTTCTCGATGTCCACCTGGAGACGGGCCGAACCCATCAGATTCGGGTGCACATGGCGGCGGTGCGCCACCCCTGCGTCGGAGATCTCACCTACGGCGCGGATCCGACGCTGGCCCGTCGACTCGGTCTCACCCGGCAGTGGCTGCACGCCCGGACGCTCGGTTTCGCGCACCCCTCGTCGGGCGAATGGGTCGAGTTGGAGGCGCCGCTTCCGGACGACCTGCAGCACGCGCTGGACGTGCTACGGGCTGAGTCCTAA
- a CDS encoding transporter, CPA2 family, producing MTFSTLALIGVIALLGPLLALPTGWHLPVVLGELAAGLIFGASGLEVLHSENPTFTFLANIGFALVMFVAGSRVPVRDARLRSALGVGALRAICVGLVSLGVAFGISRYFQTDHTGLYAVLIASSSAALVLPIVDSLRLEGPDVLALLAQVAIADTACIVALPLVIDPAHAARAALGATAVVASSGVLFVALRRLDRNGVRKRVHRLSEERRFALELRINLAILFALAALAVRVHVSIMLAGFCFGLAVAGVGEPRRLARQLFAITDGFLAPLFFVWLGASIDLADLVRHPKFIGLGVALGVAAIGCHALMRVNGLPLSLGALGAAQLGVPVAAATLGTQLHLLHAGESAALLLGAVITVAAAIAGGSLAARRSATRPESPT from the coding sequence GTGACGTTCTCCACACTCGCGCTGATCGGCGTGATCGCGCTACTCGGGCCGCTGCTCGCGCTCCCGACGGGCTGGCATCTGCCGGTGGTGCTCGGCGAGCTCGCCGCCGGGCTGATCTTCGGCGCCAGCGGGCTGGAAGTGCTCCACAGCGAGAATCCGACGTTCACGTTCCTGGCCAACATCGGCTTCGCCCTCGTCATGTTCGTCGCCGGGTCCCGGGTGCCGGTGCGCGACGCCCGGCTGCGCAGCGCCCTCGGCGTCGGTGCCCTGCGGGCGATCTGCGTCGGCCTTGTGAGCCTTGGCGTGGCCTTCGGCATCTCACGGTATTTCCAGACCGATCACACTGGTCTCTACGCCGTCCTGATCGCCTCCTCCTCCGCCGCCCTGGTACTTCCGATCGTCGACTCGCTGCGTTTGGAGGGTCCGGACGTACTCGCCCTACTGGCCCAGGTCGCCATCGCGGACACGGCCTGCATCGTGGCGCTGCCACTGGTGATCGATCCGGCGCACGCGGCCCGGGCCGCGCTCGGGGCGACCGCCGTCGTCGCCAGTTCCGGCGTGCTCTTCGTGGCACTGCGCCGACTGGATCGGAACGGAGTGCGTAAGCGGGTGCACCGACTCTCCGAGGAGCGGAGATTCGCGCTGGAATTGCGCATCAACCTGGCGATCCTCTTCGCACTGGCGGCGCTCGCCGTCCGGGTGCACGTCTCGATCATGCTGGCCGGATTCTGCTTCGGCCTGGCCGTCGCCGGTGTCGGCGAGCCTCGCCGACTGGCCCGCCAACTCTTCGCCATCACCGACGGCTTCCTGGCGCCGCTCTTCTTCGTCTGGCTGGGTGCCTCGATCGACCTGGCCGACCTGGTCCGCCACCCCAAGTTCATCGGACTCGGGGTCGCGCTCGGCGTGGCGGCGATCGGCTGCCACGCCCTGATGAGAGTGAACGGCCTTCCGCTATCCCTGGGCGCGCTCGGGGCGGCCCAATTGGGTGTGCCGGTCGCGGCGGCGACCCTCGGCACGCAGCTTCACCTGCTGCATGCCGGCGAATCGGCGGCGCTGCTGCTCGGCGCGGTGATCACGGTCGCGGCGGCGATCGCCGGCGGGAGCCTGGCCGCCCGCCGAAGCGCTACCCGGCCAGAATCTCCCACGTGA